taaaattatttcaggAATTTTATCGTGTATCAAAACGGggaaaaatttacaataaatattgtaatttaaaGTCAAAGGTTAAATCAACAATAGCACAAAGTGCAACATCTGTGTGCACCAAAGCGAATTATAAAATGTCCAGACTGGAGAAAGTATTTGGTAACTAGTTTTagcattaattatattaaaagacAATTAAATTCTCCTTTCTCAGCAGTTCTAACTTTAAACATATTACTTTACCATTTTATCTGATAATTACTTATAATGAAACTTTGTAGAGCCTGAAGAAAATGCCGAAAGTTGTATTCGAGCtttaaaatatgataatttaaCGTGTGAAGAGTTCGATCAATGTTGGAAGGCGTGTGCCAACTATCGTTTATTGGAtttaaagaatcaaaaatcTACATCTGATATATTAGAAAAGTGGCCATACTATAAAAATCCATCCGGCTATCGTTATGTAAGTTGTTGAATAAAGCTGAAAAGTAGTTCTACTATTTGGTTACTTTtagataaatattaattttaagctCGCATTTGATAATAAAGATGGTCTTATACTTAAATGAGACAATAGCTTTAATgatctatttaattttgtagcaGATGGTAGAATAAAGGATAAGTCGATAAGAAatatattacaaaagttgaaaACCACCCCGGATTTAAACGAGAGTAAGATTACATACcattaattatgaaaaaaaaatatatatgcgTTATTTGTAGATGGAAAGAATGCGGCACTTTTGTGGGCTTTACATGGTTACTGTATTCCTACCACATTAAcagtaacaaaaaaagataatacAAAGACTAATAGACAATATACAATACGTGATTCGCAAGAAtcgtttgtttttatttaccaTATTGCCCActtaaaaactgttaaaaagGCAATCCAACCGTTCATTTATTGTGTGGGGGATGATATACTAAATATTACAGAAATTACTGTTTATTTTGATGACATTAGGTTTAAGTTTATCAACTTTATATCTGCCGttgatatttgtttcaaatttttttatttgtttaactTAGATTTCCCTGTAGAATGCATTTgattttatacatttattgaaacttttttttataattttaaatctaaaaataacctatgcgaagttagcccccaatttttCTAACCCCCAATTatataggattttacatgtatagtattttgattataaccagtcaaccgatttcgataaacaatgtctcattcgaaagctcaatccttggccaatacgaaagtggaaatgcccgattcgaaatctctctcgaattccgctaaaacgccaaaataatgcgaaggtacacaaaaataacagaaaaatgaccttttttaagtgatcataactcgtaaacgatgtacccgatgatcaagatctatacgtcattcgattcgtcatagtttcttctatcgaaatcacaaaatgcccgatttcaattctctcccgttaaccttgtacagcccacggaatgacaccgtgttcggctcgttgtttacGCACTTATAAACGACCGTtaaagtctagcccccaatataaaaaaattaatttaaactaaatcgactataataagagaacggtttgacggattttaacgttttatatctcaatcgataGCTTTCGCCTGGCTGAATGCAGTgccgaatcgggcattttcactttcgtattggccaaggattgagctttcgaatgagatattgtttatcgaaatcggttgactggttctcttgttataatcaaaatactatacatgtaaaattctatctaattgggggctagaaaaattgggggctaacttcgcataggtctaaaaatatatcttcaaaaattcatatattGTTAAATGTAATGAAGAATATATCAACAAATCTGTAgttgtaatatttaaatatacattGTAAACTTTTATCTTGACTTTTCCTTTTAGAcatcatataaaaattaactcataaaGGTAAGAAATATAAAGGTAAGGCTCTATTTATACAACATCAAGAATTTTACGAgctgtaataattaaaataattggttataTTTGGCAACAATGCATAGCTTAATAAACGCTTTAATAGGTATCATGAAATACATTTATGTTAGCAATGAATGGCAATAATGCTCAGCATAAAAACACTTATGGTTATTATAAAACCAAATAATGAATACAATGAACATATtcatgttaataataaacagaATTAATGTTTATCACGAATGAATTCATGATCAGCATGaaagataaaaagatattaagatatttgataattttcgttcatgttattcataaaaatgtacattgGCGTAACGAACAGTGTTAATAATCTCAACGTCCCTGTTTATAACCCCACGAATATTTTACATGACATCAATACCTATATTAATTGATCAATAAACGAGTGTTCGtgtttatcataaatttgtttgctgaacaaatttgaaacaatttttttatgctttacatgaacatttttattaatattacgtACCTTTTTCGTTCAGTGCAGGAGCTAGCCACCTATTGttatacaaataaagaaaCATTTACCAAGAATTACAACATATAAAATCTCTATTAGTATTgtggttataaataaaatgaaaacttacgtcattaaaacatattttcaaaaacataatttgtttattatttttagatgttATTGTCTTGATTGTTAATTCAATTCAACATTTATTGTATCAGCACACGCCATgtgtcttttttctttttctttgagGTTGTGTGGTTAGTGAAGATAACCGTGAATTATATATTCATATTCAAATTCAATTTGTGAATTATAAACAAGTAACcatattttgtattattgtcaataacttgatttttttaaattagtaccAAATTTTGTAAAACTGTTATATCTTTAATTGTTTATGGTAAAGGGAAGgtatgtttttgaaatatgatCCTGTCTTCCACACAGAAACTTGTGGGAAAGATATAGATTTTATGGTGAAGAAAGGATTTTGGTTGCCAAGGGACCCAGAGTATTACGATGTTCATTGCAATATGAACACCACACAACctcaaagaaaaagaaaaaagacacATGGCGCGTGCTGATACAATAAATGTTGAATTGAATTAACAGTAATAGcaacgaaaaaagaaatacgTAGAATCCAAATCAAGAAAATaacatctaaaaataataaacaaattatgtttttgaaaatatgttttaatgaggtaagttttcattttatttataaccacAATAGTAATGTGGTTACCACATTACTATTGTTGTTATTACTATTGTAACCACAATTGAGATTTTATATGTTGTAATTCTTGGTAAATGTTCCTTTCTTTGTATAACAATAGGTGGCTAGCTCCTGAGGATGATTGAAGTTTAGCAATCGAAACCGGTAAAGCCGACAATAAAAACATCCATCTTTAAAATACAcatagttttcttttaatactaaataaaattaattaaactaaagatagaactaacactagcactattactagaactaacactagaactagaaactttcgggttaagccgtgcgtcttttgaaaaaatgtttgacagTTCGAATGCCATGTTGTTGAAAATTCTTGTCATTTCAACTACACACAATATTACAACatttaatcttattaattttctctTGAAATActtttatacatttattatgtcgaatttcaattattatcTCCGATCCCAAATAATTTGGAGGACACGACTCAAACAGCCCttaattttggagataaaattgGTTTCAATTCGCGTTTACGGTAACACTCGTGCAATTTTGACTTTTATTTGTCAAAACGGTCTGCCCGTCGACCGGAAATTCGTCCCGCCGAAAAAAACCCGCTTCGCCAAAAAAACACGTAAAaccaaaaacagaaaaatataCCCCCAAAATTATGAAACccaaaatacaaatatttaaactcaatatatttaatttttactaaatagaaaaaaaacgatacaATATGTGGGGGACGAGGGGACGGTTCAGCacgttttatgccactgccctgctgttaaacgtatcagattctcgatttttgggtcgcagtttatctcccgAAACGATTTGAATGACTTTTCACCGAGCAAAGTATTAATGTTTGTTAAGAGCATttgtgaaatttgataacgttaTCTACCCCGGTAGAATATCACAATAGATCCTTACGGTCGCGGTGCAAaattggttggtccgcctacccgatatgtaatttttgtaaatgtaaaatgtacttatttataaatgaGAGACAAAAATGAaggaacaaaaaattgatggtatattttatatttagctaaaattttacaaattcaaccagcacataatatacaggttttctatttaaaaaacttaagaaaaaggCATTTGAAAATCACCCAATTAACTAAATTCTATGTATACGCTGTATGTGAATCTAATATCTGTGGATACTATCATCTACCTACTAGCTTTAACTATTATCTAACATAGTTTGAAGGCAAAACTGgcaaaaatgtcgtttttacatcgcttttaaaaagatcctgcAACGGGCATATTTTGCgaaaacaattgaatatctcagaaactattaaGGCTGTGAGTTAGCAACATATACGGttagataaacaaattttattgtattcgtaatctgataaaatatacagagtgttccaTAAGAAATGTCCTGAAtccaacaccctgtataaatgaaaataattctaCTTTATAGAAAGCGGtgagtcaaacaacttttgtataagacatttttttctttctcacaCGAATTAGTAACTATCGTCCGCCGagatactaataactcaccctaTATACTAATTATACTGAAAGAAGCCTACTTACCTTATTTTAAACCTTCCATCGCAATTTTTCTAGTATAATTATTGCTTATTGCTTTAAGTTAACAGATACTAAAATACACTAGTTATAATGTGAAAACTTCTAAATTATCCCTAACgagctttaattttatttaaaacggtTAGATAGCTGATTGAAGATTTCATCAACTAGAGAAATcgataataatcgaaagtTAAGTCGGTGTTTAGAGTAAAACTTTTGATTCATAAACTTACATAAGTAAACGTTTTCAGATTTACGTTTGTAAACTTTGCCATTGAAATTCTAGCGGGTTTTCTAGCTCGAAGGTGAcacattttaatcaaaatttgtgTAGTTTTAGAACACAAATACCAAGGAATTTTGTAGATAGCCATCTGTAAAGCTTCTGACtaaaaaataagatatgaatgtttaatataaatatatattatgatATTAAAACGATTGAACCTCATTTGATAATAATTCTCCAAAGTATGTCATAAAGCCGACTTCTATCAACATTGGAATTATATACTGAAGAATTCTGATGgttgatataaaatttgtattcttaaaataacaaaaaatttacaactaataataaaaaagaaatgttaataCCAGTAACATAATAAAtccagaaaatgttaaatagcTTTGGGTCAATAAAACCATCGGTAACAAAATAAAGCTCCAATAATTTTCCATTTCTTCACAAAACttcaataattcaatttttttcttaatcaaaACAACCAATTCTTTGTTTAACTCTTCATTAAATCTAATCGATTCAAACATTTCATAGTAGCTTTCCTTCATAACATCATTGCCATTCAACAaactttctttaatttttgaaatatcatcaaGTCTCCATcccatattaattaaagtcttataaaaaacattttcaaagttaTCGGCTAACACCTTAAATTGTCCCGACGTTATAAACGCCATAAACGACCAAAAAGTATCGGTTCCATTCATCACCAAAACCATAACAGCTTGGGAAAATAATTGCAAAACGCAAGTAAGTTGATAATTTGGTGAAATTTCAGTATTGTACGGGTGCCAGGTCGGCATTGGAATTGAATGTTGCGtaaaaatttcgattaatGTATACATTTGTCCACCAAAAAATGCTAAAAgcgttaataaaataaaaaaatcaaaaaagccAAAAATGTACCTGtaaaaaaccaaattaaaTATCCCCGATTTGAAATATCTAAATATCGTTTTAAATGTATTCTTGAATTAACATTTtccaaattattataataaaaagttttgttcaTCAACTCAAccaattttttcgttttttcctGAGCCAtccaaaaataaacgattCTAATCATCAATGACAGATAAATGCACAAATTTACGATTGTCGAGGATTTTTTGAGAATCAAATCACTTCTGTGGATGTATAAATGTATGCTtgaacaaattattatatacaaCACCGCGAATAACGACAGAAATCTCCAAACGTAATACCAAAGTTGATACAACTTcgaataaaattcatttttaaacgaagTAATCGGGTAtaacgttattatttttaacacttttagattgtaataaagatatttttgatCCATTTCTAAACTGTTTCTTGTACACATTAAAATTTCTCTCTTTGTGTTTTTATACTAACAAAAAAATGgatgtaaataatttaataacgcTTAAAACGAAACTCTTTATTATGGTTGATAATTACAGGGTTTAGTTTTAGGTGTTGACaccgaaaagaaaaataaataagaaagcTTATAATGAAATAGATTGTTCTATGcgttgaattttaaatttcaatcgATGGAATTTGGACGGCATCAACTGCTACACATTATTCTATCTTTATCAatgaattatattatattatacagtgctagcgtaaagtaactgCCCCCCCCCCTTTTTAACTTCcgaacagattgagatatcaatatgaacaaaaaacgtcagtttctatattttatcagcacaaatattatcttatggaaaattttgctatcacgtttagtttttccggaaaatggatcaatattatggtatcttccgaaagaataaaacaatatgaACCCAACGATActtcacaatcaaatatcggtttattagttttttgcataaaaattaaacaaaatatggaatttcgccggaaaaaccaacgtatcttcgctgactacctgtcgagatacaataaatggtggacggtcagTTAAAGGTCGGTCTACGCTCGGGTTAAGCAGGGTTAAAATCGGCAAAcctttttagaatttttttatgaaacaacCAATgcaaaaaaaggataaaaagaaagttcttcTTAAAACttccaagaaaaaaatgtCATGTTTGTAGGTACCttgaaagtaatatttagtAAGTATTTCAGACGCcatgcaaatattttcttcatttctctTTGAATTCTACTCGACCaagtataaccaaagaaaggcgagatcaaaatggctagacgagtttagagcacaaaatcgaagcaattttaatattcgctcgTGCTGACAGAAATCTACATGAAACAGAGCGACAATTTAATGAACGATTTCCTGAACATCCAATTAGTTTGGTCCAATGATGTTTGCTGCTATCTCATCAACGTGTGATGTGAGTCCAACAATGGcgcggaaatatttaaagaaaaataaatatcatccatataaaattaaaatacttcaTGAATTAATAGAAGATGACCCTGATAGAAGAACAGAATTTTATGAGCTAATGGCAAATATGGTTGAACGAAATCCATCatacttgaaacatatttttttttcagtgaTGGATGTACTTCCTTTTTGGATGGAAAATTGCTATATTGcgataaaatatgattaattcataaatttaatatacttccacccaatttttatttcatttctaaaaaaaaataagtaattgaactagcaattttaaatccgtcttAGCTCGAGCGTATATCGACCGTTAACCTACCATCCACTGTGACACCTAATTCTCAAAAATTtcgcaaaacaaaatttaaacaaataaaggaCAATGTTTACACCTAAAAGTACCTACGCGAGTCCTCGTGCAGCTCACCGGCGAAGGGAGGGGTTATTTGTTTTAGACGCCACACAGTTAACCTCGCGTGGTTCACGAACTGTGACGTGTGATAGTGAAATGCAGTCCGTCGGCAAGCGGACACGCTACGACAAGTTGCTTTTTTTCGACTGTTCTACCgcataattaaatattttataaataaaaatggttaataaatgttttgtaCAAAATTGTACTTCTGGGTATAGTTCATGCGTTGAAAAATTTAGCTTCTTTAAGTGTAAAAATACACACTTGCTGCCTCAATGGGCTAAAGCTATACCACGTGCTGAcaaaaaatttggtataaacgATCATGTTTGCGAAAAGCATTTTCAACAAACTGATATTGTTAAATATTGGGTGGCAAAGGATGGAATTACGAaggtaaaaattgtttgattgaaaataaattaatcttttcACAGCCAGGTTATCAATTTTAACGAATATTGTAAACAAATTAgtaattcattaaatataacgagttcattataatattttttctatttacttTTGCAAAAACTGCTTTTACTTCATTTTACAAAAGACGACATTACAATTATGTTACTTCATTTTTGATTCGAATAAAGTTCcttaaaaaacgaaaacttTCAGATAGAGCTGTTCCTAGTATTTTTCCTAATTGTCCCTCATATATGACTAAAGAGATCAAGAAGAGAAAACTACCTAAAAAACGACAATTTATAGACACAGTTTCAAAACgtgatcaatttttaaaagtatgGTCCAAAGCCAGTGATCTTAAATTACCCGAAACAAATTGGTCGTTTACTAAAATTGTAGATGATGATGACAAACGacttatttttcaaagtatttcatattcaaaaatactaaagaaaCCTTACATTGAGTTGTATATCTCTTTAGCAAACAATctgacaataaaaatatacagggtgtatctgaatgactgcaacaaacttcaaggggtgattctttagtgaattttaagggtactttgatatatgaaccatgggcgacttcggccctcctaaggagctacacccctccaaaaatggcggaaaatttcggtttaatttttttttctcaaaaaccataaacgctacgtaaatgaaatttggggaatatgttaaACTCATAATAGGACACGTTTTGaacctatttgtactttcaacctacccttctaaactactaaacgtaaccaccccctttacattttcGGCTCCTTACTTACAACTCTCATGAACACCGGTTCCGAAAGGCGAACAATGTAAGAATCTGGAATATGTGCTCTCTAATAACGTGGATGTGGAAGCCGCTTaattaagaacaaaaaattataacggggtgttgttaataattaatgaacatCATAACGTCCCCTAAATCTTAATAacttttcatctccaacatgaagaataaaattgttaaggtACGTTGTTATGCCCTGCGACTTGCAGGTACAGACCATTTTTAAGATCTGAGTAAGCAGATTCcaaataaaagtataaaaggAGAGTAAGATCATATTAGAATTAAGTCTGAATTTGTAATCTTGTGCAACACGACCTGTAATTCCgttcatgaataaaaaatatgttttttaaaaattgactgAATAATAAGTAACGTTGAGAAGGAATCAAACAGTAGAGAGAGACTGTGGCAGTATCTATACTACTGTTCTGTGAGTAAAGACGTACAGAGTTGAtctattttcttataaaataaatgattaacacgtttgtaaataaaagagtattaaataagtttaaagacCAAATGTTTAATAGTTTGTCtctttacattaaaataaatactttagtttattacttttaaaaatgtgctttttttaatttgacaatcTAATCCTACAAATTTGGGGGCTCAACCGCAATTAACATCAAGTGTTTAGTGATAAAACTGTTAATAAGACTGTTAAGTCAGCAAATTGTTGTGGAGTAAACAACAAATCGAACTAAAATAACCACCATTCTTATTAAAACACGTTAAGTGCGTCGCGCCATCGTAATTTTCCATCGTGCCGTAACACTATGTGTTTTCCAGACCAATCTTTACCAATCGATAACGGCCGTTTCtacgagatttttttttaaaacttaaaaaaacgaaaatatgatGAATAAAGACGATGGCAAGGATTCTgtagaatttaataatactACAATTTCCTCCTCCAAAGATGACGTAagaaaaacgaagaaaaataaaacgatgaaaataaagaatctGAAGAAAGAAAATACCCATTCCATTTCACAACGTGTAAGAAATGAAGAAGAATACCAGTGCGGTGCTGAAGACGGGAAAAGGGTAGATTGCGTTCAAGACGACGATGACGACCAAGAAACAATGAAACCAATGAAGACAAGAATGAAGTCGAAGAAGTTATACGAAGAAAGTGAAGAATCAAGCAGTGAAAGCGACGAAGAAGACACAGAAGATAATACTGATGATGAAAAAGATGTCGATAAGAAACATTTCATGGCCAGCATCCATTTAACGAAACCGACATTTGCCTTATCGTTCCATGATGTAGAAGAttctttaaatacattttctgGCGAAGATGAAATGCAGGTAACTTATTGGATAGTAGATTTTGAAGAAATGGCTATAATGATGGAATGGAATGATTtacaaatgtttttatatGCCAAAAAGTTATTAACCGGTTTAGCAAAATTGTTTGTCAAAAGTAAAAGGGAAATAACTTCATGGCACAAGTTGAAAAAAGCTTTGAAGGGTGAGTATTCCAAAAAGATTAGTAGTGCTACTTTACAtgaaatgtaattaaataaaaaaatgaaaaaagatgAAACCATACAAAAGTAATTTCTAAAAATGAAGGCAATGGCTAGTAAAGGAAAAGTAGACGATGATGCGCTAATGGAATATGTTATAGATGGAATTCCCGACGATGTAAACAATAAAACTGTTCTCTATGGCGCAAGAACTATTAAAGAATTCAAAGAAAAGTTAcatgtttatgaaaaaatgaacaagaagatgaagaaaaacACTGATGCCGTGAAACGATTCGAGAATAATTCAAACAAGTTTAGCGGGGAAGCACAACAAACATCAACAACTGGTAATGCATGGGGAACCAGAACCGATAGCATATCAAGAACAAAACCAATaattcgatgttacaattatGGTCAAGTTGGACACAAATCCAATAACTATCCAAAGAAAGAAAGAGGAACGAACTGCTTTAAATGCAACAATTATGGGCATAAAACGAGAGAAAGCAAATTATACGGAAAATGAAACAGGGAAGAATTATAAAGAAGTGATATTAGAAGAAAGGCCAATAACTGCCTTGATTGATACTGGAAGCGCAGTCAACCTTACTTGCATCAACGAATACTTACAATTGAACATACCAcgatttgaagaaaagtttataACTCTTACTGGAATTAGAAAGAACAACATTAAGACTTTGGGTCGGTTTGTGTgtaatattattatagatgGCGATGTGTATCACACTACAATACACATTGTACCTGAAAACGTTATGAGTTATGAGCTACAAGTTACTTTCGGGTGATGATTTACTCTCACAGGCAGAAGTATTGATTAACCATTCTGGAATCTATTTCACAAAGATACAGGTAAAATTTGAGATTATGAAAATTGCTCTTGATGACGACACGATTGACAATTTACCTAAGATAAAAGGCACGAAGTTAAGGGAAGAGGTTAGAGAATTGATCAACAACTATCGAACGGAAGAAGGTGTTGCAACTCCAATGCAAAGATTAATTgtgtaattataatatattaattgattaaagagGATTGGTTATTctttaatgattaaaatccAAATACATGAAATTCCTcttgattttgtatttatttttttgttaagtcATTTAACGTTTCGAACTATTTACATAGTTCATCATCAGAAATcactataaaaaagaaatttaaaaagcaaCGTCGACGAAATTATCTCCTTTATGGAAAtcgttaaaacaaattgaacgTACAACGCAtagattattacaaaaacagaaaacaaaaagaaaaacaaaaaggaaaacaaaaaaaaacaaaaatgtaccTTTGTCGAGTATCcctattgattaatttatcaattctaTCGGTAAATTGTGTATATTTCCATGAtcttacattttataaatttttcaaattacaaaACATTTCAACGTGTTCGTATGGACTTAGCGACTATAAGAAGGAATATCGTGACGGAACcagtttttctttaacaatgTGTTCTACGGAAATCAATacaattcaattcaaattacaaatttaaaatttaccaatatctaaaattacaattaattagtaactaatcatatatctaatttgtttattatgccTGCATAATAACTACCTATATTTCCTGAatctgatttaaaattaactgacctgttaatgtttttggtGATATAGATAGCTTCAATATTCTTTCTGTTGAATGTATCTCCTTCAGTGGTCAACACTTTAGGCGtatcaaagttaaatttatgaCGATTCTTGATTGCATGTTGGCAAAGGgctgttttattaataattttgtgttgATTAGTATCGTATTTATGCTGT
This region of Onthophagus taurus isolate NC chromosome 3, IU_Otau_3.0, whole genome shotgun sequence genomic DNA includes:
- the LOC139429463 gene encoding odorant receptor 83a-like; translated protein: MAQEKTKKLVELMNKTFYYNNLENVNSRIHLKRYLDISNRGYLIWFFTAFFGGQMYTLIEIFTQHSIPMPTWHPYNTEISPNYQLTCVLQLFSQAVMVLVMNGTDTFWSFMAFITSGQFKVLADNFENVFYKTLINMGWRLDDISKIKESLLNGNDVMKESYYEMFESIRFNEELNKELVVLIKKKIELLKFCEEMENYWSFILLPMVLLTQSYLTFSGFIMLLNTNFISTIRILQYIIPMLIEVGFMTYFGELLSNESEALQMAIYKIPWYLCSKTTQILIKMCHLRARKPARISMAKFTNVNLKTFTYLMKSSISYLTVLNKIKAR